The Pseudoalteromonas tunicata genome segment CCGATTTGACCATATAATTTATAGATGGTTTTTACTAAATAAGAAATGAAAATGGATACTCACAACCACAATATGATGAATTTATTTAATCAGTTAGGCTTAAAGAGCGATGAAGAAGCAATCACTGAATTTATTACTTTACACCCTTTAGGTGATAACATTTTACTGGTAAATGCTCCCTTTTGGTCCGACGCACAGCGCCATTTCTTATCCGAATCACTGCAAACAGACGGTGATTGGACTGAAATTATCGATCAACTTGATGCGCAACTTAGAGCAAACTACCGTCGCTAAACACACTGTAGTAAAATGCTAGTTTCCAATCCTACTTTGGGCTACTATTTGCCAAATTTATTGGCCCAATAGTCACTATGCAAGAATTTGTCATAAAAGCTGTGCAACAATTGGTTGCACAAGGAAAAACGCCAACTGTGGCGCTTGTTAAAGGTAAATTAATCCAACCTGTAGCTATGCCTGTTATCATCAATGTGCTAAATCACTATAAAAAAGATCCTGCCAGTATCATTTTGCAAGACGTTGACGATGTTGCCTTGCCAGATCAAAGCATAGGAGCAGAACAACAAAGCCAGC includes the following:
- a CDS encoding DUF2789 domain-containing protein, which produces MDTHNHNMMNLFNQLGLKSDEEAITEFITLHPLGDNILLVNAPFWSDAQRHFLSESLQTDGDWTEIIDQLDAQLRANYRR